One Georgenia wutianyii DNA segment encodes these proteins:
- a CDS encoding FABP family protein produces MATFTLPEGLAPEVYPLAWLVGSWRGYGVLAYPGIPEQPFVHEMTFDHDGGPYLRCTSTLWAVDLEHSSSVPQETPGAQGADLLAKAEVWATESAYWRASPDQPAGGGNSVPVEGGPRTAIEVLVAQPTGHVVVYVGDVRSARIDLVSDAVVRTAGASEVTAGRRMYGLVNGELLWVEELAAFGHELQSYASGRLSRQVADS; encoded by the coding sequence ATGGCCACCTTCACCCTGCCCGAGGGCCTGGCCCCCGAGGTCTACCCGCTCGCCTGGCTCGTCGGTTCCTGGCGCGGCTACGGCGTGCTCGCCTACCCGGGGATCCCCGAGCAGCCGTTCGTCCACGAGATGACCTTCGACCACGACGGCGGCCCCTACCTGCGGTGCACGAGCACCCTGTGGGCGGTCGACCTCGAGCACTCCTCCTCCGTGCCGCAGGAGACGCCGGGCGCCCAGGGCGCCGACCTCCTCGCCAAGGCCGAGGTGTGGGCCACCGAGAGCGCCTACTGGCGCGCCTCGCCCGACCAGCCCGCCGGAGGCGGCAACAGCGTGCCCGTCGAGGGTGGCCCGCGCACCGCGATCGAGGTGCTCGTCGCCCAGCCCACCGGCCACGTCGTCGTGTACGTCGGGGACGTGCGCAGCGCGCGCATCGACCTCGTGAGCGACGCCGTCGTGCGCACCGCCGGGGCCTCGGAGGTCACCGCCGGGCGCCGGATGTACGGCCTGGTGAACGGGGAGCTGCTGTGGGTCGAGGAGCTCGCCGCCTTCGGCCACGAGCTGCAGTCCTACGCCTCGGGGCGGCTGAGCCGGCAGGTGGCCGACTCGTGA
- a CDS encoding FUSC family protein, translating into MVEEPSDRPERLDLRRLLVLVRQRLRGGRRRVRAAAFPVVTAAIAAGLSWAVAYYGLGHAQPFFAPVATWVCLGFTADREVRKVAELALGVALGVALGELVARALGPGVLQIMLVIVLGALLARFVDRGPMLTIQAGVQGIVIVALPVAAVDGPTGRWTDALVGGSFALLVAILTPQDARKRARQLAGASLSDLSEMLETISRGLRDGDAERMRDALAQGRSTQGTLDDWASVVRNAQQTARISPTARRFLPELARLQRASTLVDRAMRNARVIARRGQTAVEQGVRDDRVGDALHGLSVAANRLGEALRTGANTADTAQVLALVTAELDPHDVEDPGWQLQTLVILMRSLTIDLLQASGLSAAEANHLLS; encoded by the coding sequence ATGGTGGAGGAGCCCAGCGACCGCCCCGAGCGCCTCGACCTGCGCCGGCTGCTGGTGCTCGTGCGCCAGCGGCTGCGCGGCGGTCGCCGGCGGGTGCGGGCCGCTGCGTTCCCCGTCGTCACCGCGGCGATCGCCGCCGGGCTGTCCTGGGCGGTGGCCTACTACGGCCTCGGGCACGCCCAGCCGTTCTTCGCCCCCGTCGCCACCTGGGTGTGCCTCGGCTTCACCGCCGACCGTGAGGTGCGCAAGGTCGCCGAGCTCGCGCTCGGCGTCGCGCTCGGCGTCGCGCTCGGGGAGCTCGTCGCCCGCGCGCTGGGCCCGGGCGTCCTGCAGATCATGCTCGTCATCGTGCTCGGCGCGCTGCTCGCCCGGTTCGTCGACCGCGGGCCGATGCTCACCATCCAGGCCGGCGTCCAGGGGATCGTCATCGTCGCGCTGCCCGTCGCCGCCGTCGACGGACCCACCGGGCGGTGGACCGACGCGCTCGTCGGCGGCTCCTTCGCACTGCTCGTCGCGATCCTCACCCCGCAGGACGCGCGCAAGCGCGCCCGGCAGCTCGCCGGGGCCAGCCTCAGCGACCTGTCGGAGATGCTCGAGACGATCTCCCGCGGGCTGCGCGACGGGGACGCCGAGCGCATGCGCGACGCCCTCGCCCAGGGCCGCAGCACCCAGGGCACGCTCGACGACTGGGCCTCGGTGGTGCGCAACGCGCAGCAGACCGCGCGCATCTCACCGACGGCCCGTCGCTTCCTGCCCGAGCTCGCCCGCCTGCAACGGGCGAGCACGCTCGTCGACCGCGCCATGCGCAACGCCCGCGTCATCGCCCGCCGCGGGCAGACCGCCGTCGAGCAGGGCGTGCGCGACGACCGGGTGGGCGACGCGCTGCACGGCCTGTCCGTGGCGGCCAACCGGCTCGGGGAGGCGCTGCGCACGGGAGCGAACACGGCCGACACCGCCCAGGTGCTCGCGCTCGTCACCGCCGAGCTCGACCCCCACGACGTCGAGGACCCGGGCTGGCAGCTGCAGACCCTCGTCATCCTCATGCGCTCGCTGACCATCGACCTCCTCCAGGCCTCCGGACTGAGCGCCGCGGAGGCGAACCACCTGCTCAGCTGA
- a CDS encoding DUF2516 family protein, protein MGIIGNLQFYLFLLLALAAFAVEVWALVHALRQPAQAFTYAGKRTKNFWLIVLAVNVALGFIALPPFGPLSGGFLSIMLIVPAAIYLTDVRPAVSGYGRGRRGGGGW, encoded by the coding sequence GTGGGAATCATCGGCAACCTGCAGTTCTACCTCTTCCTCCTGCTCGCACTCGCGGCGTTCGCCGTGGAGGTGTGGGCGCTCGTGCACGCCCTGCGGCAGCCCGCGCAGGCCTTCACCTACGCGGGGAAGCGGACGAAGAACTTCTGGCTCATCGTGCTCGCGGTCAACGTGGCGCTCGGCTTCATCGCGCTGCCGCCCTTCGGGCCGCTCTCCGGCGGGTTCCTCTCGATCATGCTCATCGTGCCCGCCGCCATCTACCTCACCGACGTCCGCCCTGCGGTGAGCGGCTACGGCCGCGGCCGGCGCGGGGGAGGCGGCTGGTGA
- a CDS encoding ATP-dependent Clp protease ATP-binding subunit — MFERFTDRARRVIVLAQEEARMLNHNYIGTEHILLGLIHEGEGVAAKALESLDISLEGVRQQVTEIIGEGQQAPGGHIPFTPRAKKVLELSLREALQLGHNYIGTEHILLGLIREGEGVAAQVLNKLGADLNRVRQQVIQLLSGYQGKEAVAAGGPAEGQPSGSAVLDQFGRNLTQAAREGKLDPVIGREQPIERVMQVLSRRTKNNPVLIGEPGVGKTAVVEGLAQAIVRGDVPETLRDKQLYTLDLGSLVAGSRYRGDFEERLKKVLKEIRTRGDIVLFIDEIHTLVGAGAAEGAIDAASILKPMLARGELQTIGATTLDEYRKHIEKDAALERRFQPILVDEPTVAHTIEILKGLRDRYEAHHRVSINDEALVAAATLADRYVSDRYLPDKAIDLIDEAGARLRIRRMTAPPELRELDEKISEVRREKESAIDDQDFEKAAALRDDEKQLAARRVEREKAWKAGDLDTVAEVDEDLIAEVLAMSTGIPVFKLTEAESSKLLHMEDELHKRIVGQEAAITALSQAIRRTRAGLKDPKRPGGSFIFAGPTGVGKTELAKALAEFLFGDEDALIQLDMSEFSEKHTVSRLFGSPPGYVGYEEGGQLTEKVRRRPFSVVLFDEVEKAHADIFNSLLQILEDGRLTDAQGRVVNFKNTVIIMTTNLGTRDIAKGVQTGFQASGELSNDYERMKSKVNEELKQHFRPEFLNRVDDVIVFPQLTQEQIVQIVDLMIAHLDERMRQQAMTIRLTDAAKLLLAERGYDPVLGARPLRRAIQREIEDVLSEKILYGEFKTGQTIEVDAEGEGLLGEFKFRALDEGSVPAPEPVAVGGTPTVEQRQMPTAPSGGGAGGGGQLQPGS, encoded by the coding sequence ATGTTCGAGAGATTTACCGACCGAGCCCGTCGCGTGATCGTCCTTGCCCAGGAAGAGGCACGGATGCTCAACCACAACTACATCGGGACCGAGCACATCCTGCTCGGGCTCATCCACGAGGGCGAGGGTGTGGCCGCGAAGGCGCTGGAGTCCCTCGACATCTCCCTCGAGGGCGTGCGGCAGCAGGTCACCGAGATCATCGGTGAGGGCCAGCAGGCCCCCGGCGGGCACATCCCCTTCACCCCCCGGGCGAAGAAGGTGCTCGAGCTGTCCCTGCGCGAGGCGCTGCAGCTGGGCCACAACTACATCGGCACCGAGCACATCCTCCTCGGCCTCATCCGTGAGGGCGAGGGTGTCGCGGCGCAGGTGCTCAACAAGCTCGGCGCCGACCTCAACCGGGTGCGCCAGCAGGTCATCCAGCTGCTCTCGGGCTACCAGGGCAAGGAGGCCGTCGCCGCCGGCGGCCCCGCCGAGGGTCAGCCCTCCGGCTCCGCGGTGCTCGACCAGTTCGGCCGCAACCTCACCCAGGCCGCCCGCGAGGGCAAGCTCGACCCCGTCATCGGGCGCGAGCAGCCCATAGAGCGTGTCATGCAGGTGCTCTCGCGGCGCACGAAGAACAACCCCGTCCTCATCGGCGAGCCCGGCGTCGGCAAGACCGCCGTCGTCGAGGGCCTGGCCCAGGCCATCGTCCGCGGCGACGTGCCCGAGACGCTGCGGGACAAGCAGCTCTACACGCTCGACCTCGGCTCCCTCGTCGCCGGCTCCCGCTACCGCGGTGACTTCGAGGAGCGCCTGAAGAAGGTCCTCAAGGAGATCCGCACCCGCGGCGACATCGTCCTGTTCATCGACGAGATCCACACCCTCGTCGGCGCCGGTGCGGCCGAGGGTGCCATCGACGCCGCGAGCATCCTCAAGCCGATGCTCGCCCGCGGTGAGCTGCAGACCATCGGTGCGACCACGCTCGACGAGTACCGCAAGCACATCGAGAAGGACGCCGCCCTCGAGCGCCGCTTCCAGCCGATCCTCGTGGACGAGCCGACCGTGGCCCACACGATCGAGATCCTCAAGGGTCTGCGCGACCGTTACGAGGCGCACCACCGCGTCTCGATCAACGACGAGGCCCTCGTGGCCGCCGCGACCCTGGCCGACCGGTACGTCTCCGACCGCTACCTGCCGGACAAGGCGATCGACCTCATCGACGAGGCGGGCGCGCGCCTGCGCATCCGCCGGATGACCGCCCCGCCGGAGCTCCGCGAGCTCGACGAGAAGATCTCCGAGGTCCGTCGCGAGAAGGAGTCCGCGATCGACGACCAGGACTTCGAGAAGGCCGCCGCGCTGCGCGACGACGAGAAGCAGCTCGCCGCACGCCGCGTGGAGCGGGAGAAGGCCTGGAAGGCGGGCGACCTCGACACGGTCGCGGAGGTGGACGAGGACCTCATCGCCGAGGTGCTGGCGATGTCGACCGGCATCCCGGTCTTCAAGCTCACCGAGGCCGAGTCCTCCAAGCTCCTGCACATGGAGGACGAGCTGCACAAGCGGATCGTCGGCCAGGAGGCCGCCATCACGGCGCTGTCCCAGGCCATCCGCCGCACCCGCGCCGGGCTCAAGGACCCCAAGCGTCCCGGTGGCTCGTTCATCTTCGCCGGCCCCACGGGCGTCGGTAAGACCGAGCTGGCCAAGGCGCTCGCCGAGTTCCTCTTCGGCGACGAGGACGCGCTCATCCAGCTCGACATGAGCGAGTTCTCCGAGAAGCACACCGTCTCGCGGCTCTTCGGCTCGCCCCCCGGGTACGTCGGCTACGAGGAGGGCGGCCAGCTCACCGAGAAGGTGCGCCGTCGTCCGTTCTCCGTCGTCCTGTTCGACGAGGTGGAGAAGGCCCACGCGGACATCTTCAACTCGCTCCTGCAGATCCTCGAGGACGGTCGCCTCACCGACGCGCAGGGCCGCGTGGTGAACTTCAAGAACACCGTCATCATCATGACGACGAACCTCGGCACCCGGGACATCGCCAAGGGCGTGCAGACCGGCTTCCAGGCGAGCGGCGAGCTGTCCAACGACTACGAGCGGATGAAGTCGAAGGTCAACGAGGAGCTCAAGCAGCACTTCCGGCCCGAGTTCCTCAACCGCGTGGACGACGTCATCGTCTTCCCGCAGCTCACCCAGGAGCAGATCGTCCAGATCGTCGACCTGATGATCGCCCACCTGGACGAGCGGATGCGCCAGCAGGCCATGACGATCCGGCTGACCGACGCTGCCAAGCTGCTGCTCGCCGAGCGGGGCTACGACCCGGTCCTCGGCGCCCGGCCGCTGCGCCGCGCGATCCAGCGGGAGATCGAGGACGTCCTGTCCGAGAAGATCCTGTACGGCGAGTTCAAGACCGGCCAGACCATCGAGGTCGACGCCGAGGGTGAGGGCCTGCTCGGGGAGTTCAAGTTCCGTGCGCTGGACGAGGGCTCCGTGCCCGCGCCCGAGCCGGTGGCCGTCGGTGGCACACCCACCGTCGAGCAGCGCCAGATGCCGACCGCCCCGTCCGGTGGCGGCGCGGGCGGCGGCGGCCAGCTGCAGCCCGGCTCCTGA
- the dtd gene encoding D-aminoacyl-tRNA deacylase, which yields MRTVLQRVDGASVSVAGEQVGGFTGQGLVALVGVTHDDGPAEVERTARKIADLRILRDELSVTDVDAPVLVISQFTLHADVRKGRRPSWNAAAPAEVAEPVVDAVVAALRERGVRVETGRFGADMRVSLVNDGPVTIVLDV from the coding sequence GTGAGGACCGTCCTCCAGCGGGTCGACGGCGCCTCGGTCAGCGTCGCGGGCGAGCAGGTCGGCGGGTTCACCGGGCAAGGGCTCGTCGCGCTCGTCGGCGTCACCCACGACGACGGCCCGGCCGAGGTGGAGAGGACCGCCCGCAAGATCGCCGACCTCCGCATCCTGCGCGATGAGCTCTCCGTGACGGACGTCGACGCCCCCGTCCTCGTCATCTCCCAGTTCACCCTGCACGCCGACGTGCGCAAGGGCCGCCGTCCGTCGTGGAACGCCGCGGCCCCGGCCGAGGTCGCCGAGCCGGTGGTCGACGCCGTCGTCGCCGCGCTGCGTGAGCGCGGGGTCCGCGTGGAGACCGGCCGCTTCGGCGCCGACATGCGGGTCTCGCTCGTCAACGACGGCCCGGTGACGATCGTCCTCGACGTCTGA
- the pstA gene encoding phosphate ABC transporter permease PstA has protein sequence MTTTALHQVRRLPSWAPWAVLAGSVAVALAVLALGGGPTVAGVGFLTALVYAPLLTAISWQVEGSRRAKDRLATTLVVAAFVVAMVPLVTLVWTVVAGGVRAFSWEFLTTDMVGVFGQMTEGGAYHAIIGTLYVTGIASLIAIPLGIFTAIYLVEYGGGRAKRAITLLVDVMTGIPSIVAGLFAFTLFLVLFGPGYKSALIGGIALAVLMTPVVVRSVEEMLRLVPNELREAAYALGVPKWLTIVKVVLRTAIAGITTGVMIAIARVIGETAPLLITVGIANAVNYDAFDGRIATLPVYVYRQYAQGGVSEYRAWAGALTLIIIVMLLNLVARLVSRYFSPKVR, from the coding sequence ATGACCACCACGGCACTCCACCAGGTCCGGCGCCTGCCCTCGTGGGCTCCCTGGGCCGTCCTCGCCGGCTCGGTCGCCGTCGCGCTCGCCGTCCTCGCCCTCGGCGGGGGGCCGACCGTCGCCGGCGTCGGGTTCCTCACCGCCCTGGTCTACGCCCCGCTCCTCACCGCCATCTCCTGGCAGGTCGAGGGCTCGCGCCGGGCCAAGGACCGCCTCGCGACCACCCTCGTCGTCGCGGCGTTCGTCGTCGCGATGGTCCCGCTCGTCACCCTCGTGTGGACCGTCGTCGCCGGCGGCGTGCGGGCCTTCAGCTGGGAGTTCCTCACGACCGACATGGTCGGGGTCTTCGGGCAGATGACCGAGGGCGGCGCGTACCACGCGATCATCGGCACCCTCTACGTCACCGGCATCGCCTCCCTCATCGCGATCCCGCTCGGCATCTTCACCGCGATCTACCTCGTCGAGTACGGCGGCGGGCGCGCCAAGCGGGCCATCACCCTGCTCGTCGACGTCATGACCGGCATCCCCTCCATCGTCGCCGGGCTCTTCGCGTTCACCCTGTTCCTCGTGCTCTTCGGCCCGGGCTACAAGTCGGCGCTCATCGGCGGCATCGCCCTCGCGGTGCTCATGACGCCCGTCGTCGTCCGTTCCGTGGAGGAGATGCTGCGCCTCGTGCCCAACGAGCTGCGCGAGGCCGCCTACGCGCTCGGCGTGCCGAAGTGGCTGACCATCGTCAAGGTCGTCCTGCGCACCGCCATCGCCGGCATCACCACCGGCGTCATGATCGCCATCGCCCGCGTCATCGGCGAGACGGCCCCGCTGCTCATCACCGTCGGCATCGCCAACGCGGTGAACTACGACGCGTTCGACGGGCGCATCGCCACCCTGCCGGTCTACGTCTACCGCCAGTACGCCCAGGGCGGGGTCAGCGAGTACCGCGCCTGGGCCGGCGCGCTCACCCTCATCATCATCGTCATGCTGCTCAACCTCGTCGCGCGCCTGGTGAGCAGGTACTTCTCCCCGAAGGTGCGCTGA
- the pstB gene encoding phosphate ABC transporter ATP-binding protein PstB: MSKRIDVKDLNVYYGDFLAVQDVNMVIEPRSVTALIGPSGCGKSTFLRTLNRMHEVIPGAYVKGQALMDGQDLYAEDVDPVEVRRQVGMVFQRPNPFPTMSIEENVLAGVRLNNRRISKSDAADIVEKALRGANLWEEVKDRLHRPGSSISGGQQQRLCIARAIAVRPQVLLMDEPCSALDPISTLAIEDLIAELKADYTIVIVTHNMQQAARVSDTTGFFNIAGTGKPGRLIEMDATEKMFSAPSNKATEDYISGRFG, from the coding sequence ATGTCTAAGCGCATCGACGTCAAGGACCTCAACGTCTACTACGGGGACTTCCTCGCAGTCCAGGACGTCAACATGGTCATCGAGCCCCGCTCGGTCACGGCCCTCATCGGCCCGTCGGGCTGTGGCAAGTCGACCTTCCTGCGCACCCTCAACCGGATGCACGAGGTCATCCCCGGCGCCTACGTCAAGGGCCAGGCGCTCATGGACGGGCAGGACCTCTACGCGGAGGACGTCGACCCGGTGGAGGTCCGCCGGCAGGTCGGGATGGTGTTCCAGCGGCCCAACCCGTTCCCCACGATGTCCATCGAGGAGAACGTGCTCGCCGGTGTCCGGCTGAACAACCGCCGGATCTCCAAGTCCGACGCCGCCGACATCGTGGAGAAGGCGCTGCGCGGGGCGAACCTCTGGGAGGAGGTCAAGGACCGCCTCCACCGGCCGGGCTCCTCGATCTCCGGTGGCCAGCAGCAGCGCCTGTGCATCGCGCGGGCGATCGCCGTGCGGCCCCAGGTCCTGCTCATGGACGAGCCGTGCTCCGCGCTCGACCCGATCTCCACCCTGGCGATCGAGGACCTCATCGCCGAGCTCAAGGCCGACTACACGATCGTCATCGTCACCCACAACATGCAGCAGGCCGCCCGTGTCTCGGACACGACCGGCTTCTTCAACATCGCCGGCACCGGCAAGCCCGGCCGGCTCATCGAGATGGACGCGACGGAGAAGATGTTCTCCGCCCCCTCGAACAAGGCGACCGAGGACTACATCTCCGGCCGCTTCGGCTGA
- a CDS encoding winged helix-turn-helix transcriptional regulator, giving the protein MATLVVLTREPTGSVDVLPSLALLDHHVRADALAPDSLVDPGAVDLVVVDGRRELATARSLCQLARSTGVRQPILLVLTEGGLAAVTPSWCCSDVVLATAGPAEVEARIRLLVSQPVLDEPGPDVVEAGELVIDTAAYSARVRGQALNLTYKEFELLRHLAQHPGRVFTRAQLLDEVWGYDYYGGTRTVDVHVRRLRAKLGAEHDQLIGTVRNVGYRFVPRAAAE; this is encoded by the coding sequence ATGGCCACTCTCGTCGTTCTGACCCGCGAACCCACCGGGTCCGTCGATGTCCTGCCGTCCCTCGCGCTGCTCGACCACCACGTGCGTGCCGACGCCCTGGCCCCGGACTCCCTGGTCGACCCGGGCGCCGTCGACCTCGTCGTCGTCGACGGCCGCCGCGAGCTCGCCACGGCGCGGTCGCTGTGCCAGCTCGCGCGCAGCACCGGCGTGCGCCAGCCGATCCTCCTCGTCCTCACCGAGGGTGGCCTGGCGGCGGTGACGCCGTCGTGGTGCTGCTCGGACGTCGTCCTCGCCACGGCGGGCCCGGCGGAGGTCGAGGCACGGATCCGGCTGCTCGTCTCCCAGCCGGTCCTCGACGAGCCAGGTCCCGACGTCGTCGAGGCCGGCGAGCTCGTCATCGACACCGCGGCGTACTCCGCGCGGGTTCGCGGGCAGGCCCTCAACCTCACCTACAAGGAGTTCGAGCTGCTGCGTCACCTCGCCCAGCACCCGGGGCGGGTCTTCACCCGCGCCCAGCTGCTCGACGAGGTGTGGGGCTACGACTACTACGGCGGCACCCGCACCGTGGACGTCCACGTGCGACGGCTGCGCGCCAAGCTCGGTGCGGAGCACGACCAGCTCATCGGCACGGTGCGCAACGTCGGCTACCGGTTCGTGCCACGCGCCGCGGCGGAGTGA
- a CDS encoding O-acetyl-ADP-ribose deacetylase: MRIEAVRGDITEQDVDAIVNAANSSLMGGGGVDGAIHRAAGPQLLEECMELRRTDLPDGLPVGQAVPTAGYALRAPWVIHTVGPNRHRGETDPALLAACFTSSLDVADAVGARTVAFPAVSAGVYGWDPAEVARVAVDAVRGWTGDVELVRFVLFDDAVLAAFTRALDAP; this comes from the coding sequence ATGCGTATCGAGGCCGTCCGGGGCGACATCACCGAGCAGGACGTCGACGCGATCGTCAACGCCGCCAACTCCTCCCTCATGGGCGGGGGCGGGGTCGACGGCGCCATCCACCGGGCCGCCGGCCCGCAGCTCCTCGAGGAGTGCATGGAGCTGCGGCGCACCGACCTTCCGGACGGGCTGCCCGTCGGGCAGGCGGTCCCCACCGCGGGGTACGCGCTGCGCGCCCCCTGGGTGATCCACACGGTCGGCCCGAACCGGCACCGGGGCGAGACGGACCCGGCGCTCCTCGCGGCCTGCTTCACCAGCAGCCTCGACGTCGCCGACGCCGTCGGCGCCCGGACGGTCGCCTTCCCCGCGGTGAGCGCCGGCGTCTACGGGTGGGACCCGGCCGAGGTCGCCCGCGTCGCCGTCGACGCCGTGCGGGGGTGGACGGGCGACGTCGAGCTCGTCCGCTTCGTCCTGTTCGACGACGCCGTCCTCGCCGCCTTCACCCGAGCGCTCGACGCCCCCTGA
- a CDS encoding CsbD family protein, translating to MGADDKIENTAEKTSGKIKEAVGDATDNRDLQAEGKKDQTKGSLKQAGENIKDAFK from the coding sequence ATGGGTGCCGACGACAAGATCGAGAACACTGCCGAGAAGACCTCCGGGAAGATCAAGGAGGCCGTCGGCGACGCGACGGACAACCGGGACCTTCAGGCCGAGGGCAAGAAGGACCAGACGAAGGGCAGCCTCAAGCAGGCGGGCGAGAACATCAAGGACGCCTTCAAGTAG
- a CDS encoding septum formation family protein, whose product MSLRRPVLAAVATLALVGAAGCSANSVLDLTVGDCLNQSDLEGDEVSSVEAVECSEEHDAEIFAEHEFTGDSYPGLTVVQEESEEVCTEKFEEFIGVPYLESELYFTMLYPSEQSWDDADDRTTLCIVLSEEPMTGSLEGAAI is encoded by the coding sequence ATGTCCCTGCGCCGTCCCGTGCTCGCCGCTGTTGCCACCCTCGCGCTGGTGGGAGCGGCCGGGTGCTCGGCGAACTCCGTGCTCGACCTGACGGTCGGCGACTGCCTGAACCAGAGCGACCTCGAGGGGGACGAGGTCAGCTCGGTCGAGGCGGTCGAGTGCTCGGAGGAGCACGACGCCGAGATCTTCGCGGAGCACGAGTTCACCGGCGACTCCTACCCGGGCCTCACCGTCGTCCAGGAGGAGTCCGAGGAGGTGTGCACCGAGAAGTTCGAGGAGTTCATCGGGGTGCCCTACCTCGAGTCCGAGCTCTACTTCACCATGCTCTACCCGTCCGAGCAGAGCTGGGACGACGCGGACGACCGCACCACGCTGTGCATCGTGCTGTCCGAGGAGCCGATGACCGGCTCGCTCGAGGGCGCTGCGATCTGA
- the ygfZ gene encoding CAF17-like 4Fe-4S cluster assembly/insertion protein YgfZ, with protein sequence MTSPLLSRPGAVPAGGPDTGVALHYGRPAQEQRALEQGRGVVDLSQLGVLTVTGPDRLSWLNSLSSQLLLGLTPGVSGELLLLDPNGRIEHAAAVADDGERTWLVTEAGHVAGLAGFLDRMRFMLRVEVADVTDRTAVLGTYGDAWQALAAAPGHVLTWHDPWPTTAPGGTSYGPPDAEHPGRDLHPALSLVDRSRLVEAVDGSGLQLAGTWAWEALRVEAWRPRLGREVDDRAIPHELDWLRTAVHLDKGCYRGQETVARVYNLGRPPRRLVMLHLDGSEHVTPEPGERVLHGQRDVGAVTTVVRHTELGPVALAVVKRSLPEDAELTVGGIAAAQEVIVPSAGEAVGRPAERPGQELRRRPRP encoded by the coding sequence GTGACCAGCCCGCTGCTCTCCCGCCCCGGCGCCGTGCCCGCGGGCGGACCGGACACCGGGGTGGCCCTCCACTACGGCCGGCCCGCGCAGGAGCAACGCGCCCTGGAGCAGGGGCGCGGCGTCGTCGACCTGTCCCAGCTCGGCGTGCTGACCGTCACCGGCCCCGACCGTCTCAGCTGGCTCAACTCGCTGAGCAGCCAGCTGCTGCTCGGCCTCACGCCCGGCGTCTCGGGCGAGCTGCTCCTCCTCGACCCCAACGGCCGGATCGAGCACGCCGCCGCCGTCGCCGACGACGGCGAACGCACCTGGCTGGTCACGGAGGCCGGGCACGTCGCCGGGCTCGCCGGGTTCCTCGACCGGATGCGCTTCATGCTGCGCGTCGAGGTCGCCGACGTCACCGACCGCACCGCCGTCCTGGGCACCTACGGCGACGCGTGGCAGGCCCTCGCCGCCGCGCCCGGCCACGTCCTCACCTGGCACGACCCGTGGCCGACCACCGCCCCCGGCGGGACGAGCTACGGCCCGCCCGACGCCGAGCACCCCGGCCGCGACCTCCACCCGGCGCTCAGCCTCGTGGACCGCTCCCGCCTGGTCGAGGCGGTCGACGGCAGCGGGCTGCAGCTCGCCGGCACCTGGGCGTGGGAGGCGCTGCGGGTCGAGGCCTGGCGCCCGCGACTGGGCCGCGAGGTCGACGACCGCGCCATCCCGCACGAGCTCGACTGGCTGCGCACCGCCGTCCACCTCGACAAGGGCTGCTACCGCGGCCAGGAGACCGTGGCGCGCGTGTACAACCTCGGCCGCCCGCCCCGCCGCCTCGTCATGCTCCACCTCGACGGCTCGGAGCACGTGACCCCCGAGCCTGGGGAGCGGGTGCTCCACGGGCAGCGCGACGTCGGCGCCGTGACGACGGTCGTGCGCCACACCGAGCTCGGGCCGGTGGCCCTCGCCGTCGTCAAGCGGTCGCTGCCGGAGGACGCCGAGCTCACCGTCGGCGGGATCGCCGCGGCGCAGGAGGTCATCGTGCCCTCCGCCGGGGAGGCCGTGGGCCGGCCGGCCGAGCGTCCCGGGCAGGAGCTCCGCCGGCGGCCGCGTCCCTGA